Genomic segment of Candidatus Neomarinimicrobiota bacterium:
TCTCATTAAAGAACCACATATTTGTATATCGTAAATTGATTTGACGTATTTTCTGCCTTCGATACCCATCTGGAGTCGCAGCCCGGGATTATCAATCAGTCTGATTATGCGATCCGCAATAGCATTTACATCGCAAGGAGGTACTAAAAATCCCGTTGTGCCGTCTTTTACAACTTCCGGCAGGCCACCAATATCCGACGCTATTACGGGAATAGAGCATGATGAAGCTTCAACCGCAGCAACACCGAATGTTTCCGAGGGGGAAATTGAAGGGACTACAAAAATATCCATCTTGTGTAAGGACTCAACAACGGCGTTATTTTTAACCTTTCCGGTAAATCTTACCGAATCAGATAGATTAAGAGATTCTGTCAATTTTTCAAGTTTGTCCCTTAGGCTACCCTCGCCAACTATTAATAAACTTGATTTATATCCCCTTTCGGCAACTACCTTGAATGCTCTTATTAAATACTCAATCCCGTATTTTTCCTCAAGCGCTTTGACAATTCCGATGCAAATTTTATTTTTCGGCAATTTTCTTTTTGAAGGAGAGAATAAATCAACGTCAACGCCAAATGGGATAGTATGGACAGGCTTCTCGCCATAGATAAATTCGCCTGTAGCATCGGCTAACATTTTACTCGTTGCGGTAACAAGATCAGCTTTTTTGAGACTGTACTCTACGGATTTTTTCATCGTCCAATATTTATGAGGAGAGATGATAATGTCGTTTCCCCATGTCGAAAGTATAAACGGGTGAAAACCACTAAGAGCGCCAAGCAAGCCGTATGAAGTTGCCCAATGGGCGTGAAGAATATCCGGGCGGATTTTCTTAATAAATTTTTTTACTTTTCCAACCCAAAATAAATATCCGATCTTGGAGATAAACGAAGCTATGGGGCTGATGGATATTGTTCCGCGTGAATTTATGTAGTGAACCCGGACACCAGCTATTCGGGTATCTCTAAAAGATATGATATGAACCTCATTTCCTTCATCTGAAAAATACCGAGCCCATTTTTGCACATGAATACTACAGGCATCTGCGAGAAAACAAATTTTCATTCAATATTCACTAAATCAATTGTTTCGATTGACGTCAGTTGGATGTGCTATGACATAAAATTTCATTGGGAAAAAATCACCGAATAATCCCAATGTGATAAAGTTAAACAGGGCGGTCACACGCCTTGTTTTCTGTTTGGTAATAATAGCAGTAAACCCTGTTTGTTTAAACATTAATTCAATGGTCTTGCGGGTGAAAAACCTATAGTGTGTTTTGTCAAGGATACCAGAATCTTTGTAGGTCCACTCTCCAAAAAACAGCAGCTTGGATATTATTTTAAAATACCTGATGTTCGGGATGCTGCATACCAAACGACCATTCTTATTAAGATGATTTCTCAGAAGAGTCAACGTTTCCCAGGGGTCAATCAGGTGCTCCAATAAATCCGCACAGATTATGCAATCGTATGAACCGAGAGTTGAAATTAGACTCGAATCTTCGGCGGATCCCTGAAAAATTTGGTCAAGGCGGTGTTTTGCCTCTTCACAAGCATCAGGTACAAACTCTAATCCTTCAACCCTGATAGCTCCCATATTTTTCAGCAACTCACCTGTATAGCCGTAGCCGCATCCCACATCAAGAATTCTTTCTACGGAACCTGTAGACATTACCAGGTCTACTATATCATCCCTGGCGTGACTATAATATTCAGGTGATTTCATTTTTTTCTATATACAAATAATCGGTTATTTCTTCCATGAAGCAGTGTCGTAAAAAAGAGATACCGTCTGTTCGGTGATTTCTTTAAGCATGCTAATATCTTTATCTGATACCGTCTTTTTCCAGTAATCCGCCAAACTTGCGCTATTTCTGCTTAAATCGTGCATTTTATTTTGCCGCGCCATTACGGGATTATTCGCATTTGTTAAAGTCGTGATTTTACGTTTAATTCGATCAGTAAATTCAATATCTGCCCAGTCAAATATCTTTTTAAATGACGGAATCGGATTGATGCTGATATCTTCATGTAATACCATTAGCCAATCACTATGTATTTTAAAATAAGCATTTAGAATCT
This window contains:
- a CDS encoding glycosyltransferase; its protein translation is MKICFLADACSIHVQKWARYFSDEGNEVHIISFRDTRIAGVRVHYINSRGTISISPIASFISKIGYLFWVGKVKKFIKKIRPDILHAHWATSYGLLGALSGFHPFILSTWGNDIIISPHKYWTMKKSVEYSLKKADLVTATSKMLADATGEFIYGEKPVHTIPFGVDVDLFSPSKRKLPKNKICIGIVKALEEKYGIEYLIRAFKVVAERGYKSSLLIVGEGSLRDKLEKLTESLNLSDSVRFTGKVKNNAVVESLHKMDIFVVPSISPSETFGVAAVEASSCSIPVIASDIGGLPEVVKDGTTGFLVPPCDVNAIADRIIRLIDNPGLRLQMGIEGRKYVKSIYDIQICGSLMR
- a CDS encoding class I SAM-dependent methyltransferase — its product is MKSPEYYSHARDDIVDLVMSTGSVERILDVGCGYGYTGELLKNMGAIRVEGLEFVPDACEEAKHRLDQIFQGSAEDSSLISTLGSYDCIICADLLEHLIDPWETLTLLRNHLNKNGRLVCSIPNIRYFKIISKLLFFGEWTYKDSGILDKTHYRFFTRKTIELMFKQTGFTAIITKQKTRRVTALFNFITLGLFGDFFPMKFYVIAHPTDVNRNN